In one Dermatophagoides farinae isolate YC_2012a chromosome 4, ASM2471394v1, whole genome shotgun sequence genomic region, the following are encoded:
- the LOC124489819 gene encoding uncharacterized protein LOC124489819, giving the protein MIIKQFIIIMATVAIVCHCQLPGTGIIRKLTPSQQKIMDTLGKNTNQVTQFLSGVNLQSNETFSKLFPSLSKLSLDKIKECYDMSVRDEEYNFFNQNLMTTLQTFYKNFPENFDVKQLPKRMKNLFDSMMEIANYTLSCALDIGEYQLGLTQLSDWDEKEYKTLLGEKISDNIDNEYNNRKQKKSSGNRPSSSNLLGSLNPLSGGGGGNRNRGNNNGNRNIRLKRAIEVADECKVKKRDKLPKKFDWRQKGMVTEPKFQNKCGSCWAFVSTSILESAYLINGLTKNKSFDLSEQELVDCAKKTGCKGGTAVDSFNYLLEADGITDEASYPYESKDGNCKASKKNRVAVIDDYCVRGKYVTVDGKTEQLSDQEIQYIIQEFGPVYSTINADDLGSMKNLKKGVYKNKKCEKKTNHAIVIVGWDEKAWIVKNSWGTGWGDKGFFRMKRGENLCGINTYVIFPLVVVE; this is encoded by the exons atgataataaaacaattcataataataatggctaCGGTAGCCAttgtttgtcattgtcaATTGCCCGGTACCGGTATTATTCGTAAATTAACACCAAGTCAACAGAAAATTATGGATACATTGGGCAAAAATACCAATCAAGTGACACAATTTCTTTCCGGAGTCAATCTACAAtcgaatgaaacattttcgaaattatttccatcattatcgaaattAAGTTTGGATAAAATTAAAGAATGTTATGATATGTCCGTACGTGATGAggaatataattttttcaatcagaaTCTAATGACAACACTTCAAACATTTTAT aaaaatttcccagaaaattttgatgtaAAACAATTACCGAAACGTATGAAAAAtctatttgattcaatgatggaGATTGCTAATTATACGCTATCCTGCGCATTGGATATTGGTGAATATCAGCTTGGTTTAACACAGTTATCCGATTGggatgaaaaagaatataaaacattattgggtgaaaaaatatccgataacattgataatgaatataataatcgtAAGCAGAAAAAATCCTCTGGTAatcgaccatcatcatcgaatctgTTAGGTTCATTAAATCCATTAtccggtggtggtggtggaaatCGAAATcgtggtaataataatggcaacaGAAATATACGTTTAAAACGTGCTATTGAAGTTGCCGATGAATGTAAAGTGAAAAAACGTGATaaattaccaaaaaaatttgattggcGTCAAAAAGGTATGGTTACTGAACCGAAATTTCAGAATAAATGCGGTAGTTGTTGGGCATTTGTATCGACATCTATACTGGAAAGTGCATATCTTATCAATGGAttaaccaaaaataaaagttttgATCTAAGTGAACAAGAACTGGTGGATTGTGCGAAAAAAACTGGCTGTAAAGGTGGTACGGCAGTCGattcatttaattatttGCTTGAAGCTGATGGTATAACTGATGAAGCATCATATCCATATGAATCAAAG GATGGAAACTGTAAAGCATCGAAAAAGAATCGTGTTGCcgtcattgatgattattgtgtaCGTGGTAAATATGTTACAGTGGATGGTAAAACGGAACAACTATCTGATCAGGAAATTCAATATATCATACAAGAATTTGGCCCAGTTTATAGTACAATCAATGCTGATGATTTGGGTAGTatgaaaaatctaaaaaaaggtgtttataaaaataagaaatgtgaaaagaaaaccaaTCATGCAATAGTTATTGTTGGCTGGGATGAAAAAGCATGGATCGTTAAGAATAGTTGGGGAACCGGATGGGGAGACAAGGGATTTTTCCGCATGAAACGGGGTGAAAATCTTTGCGGAATAAATACCTATGTTATATTTCCGTTGGTTGTagtagaataa